From a single Candidatus Delongbacteria bacterium genomic region:
- a CDS encoding cache domain-containing protein, which translates to MKKNIRGTIKKKFTTTTIIFSFFVTILYFIYHSYRIEDEIGNLNSNSIENYKKIIKSNVDYYIENLRKDYLSQIDQLKQEMRNRVRNTEDFYRHYFEDNQQIPPKSITRAVTKAISENEKEYIFIYDLNKNDFYYYPPEEESLFSLDSIETELLNKLIDSGRFFDPDEGGFQLYKWYDHKKKSHGQKLSYMHYFQDQNWIIGTGSFTDDVKNDLLNKYKSKISNYKSPEYQASYMFLIDYQSNVLSNIRFPWLTETNQEELEDKQGKKIVKEMIRIATSSDKGGYLDYFWYKNPDQTPDLKHTYIRGINELEVFVGTGFYRSEIDELNRIKSERLIRYKFINYFLLLFLILSLSTLLYYIIRSFIKKFTLELSQFSKELEKTTVLDKSVRFNFHSFHEFETLSEHFNRIILELDKTRKHLMFSQEIYHKIIQESPFVIQIFDKDGFMIEANNSWEKMWQMKAENAVGTYNIKNDRLAENHGFKNLYHQILQGETVKIGPVYYDPRLNGYEGRARWLIMTASKINTIDDFIIICFSEDCTDKILNSKLLQESEDKFKTFMENSYDMMFITDSNLNLTYINKSFASMVDDSEKYILNENINKFLEKELIPNNIATVKFYSFETMLVSTNSEKKIYVEIKISPIVNDGVFHGIRGIARDITKKKIDEEELLRSKNLSSLGNIAATIAHELNNQMTIVIGYISMILNKSELEGTNRNYLQKAIDASVQTKEFANQLLTFSKGGNPIKSEIKNIALLKDIIQSMVKGTDFLIRFFDNIENEISLEVDIDQMKTVFKAIIENAIQSNPSELIIDIDFKYNYTPSSQNYFIIEIRDYGNGISVDNINKVFDPYFTTKPGAIGLGLSTVHSIITKHNGKVFINSEVGKGTIVQIHLPVSIIKSETNDEFDSIQNVSSVLIMDDEPEILSLCVEIFKDLKCEVQTAIKGEEVLDLLKSNKYDLIILDIVIKNGLGGEETIKAIRKYDKEVKVIVSTGYTNSDIINNFSTFGFDDYITKPFTIEQLVFKIRNLDFTRKSD; encoded by the coding sequence ATGAAGAAGAACATTCGAGGAACTATAAAGAAAAAGTTTACAACGACAACCATAATTTTCTCTTTTTTTGTAACTATTTTATATTTCATCTATCATTCATACAGGATTGAAGATGAGATTGGAAACTTAAACTCCAATAGTATCGAGAATTATAAGAAAATAATTAAAAGTAATGTTGATTATTATATCGAAAATTTACGAAAGGATTATTTAAGTCAAATTGATCAACTTAAGCAAGAAATGAGAAACAGAGTTAGAAATACAGAAGATTTTTATAGACATTACTTTGAAGATAATCAACAAATACCACCAAAATCAATCACGAGAGCAGTAACAAAGGCAATTTCTGAGAATGAGAAAGAGTACATATTCATCTATGATCTGAACAAAAATGATTTTTATTATTATCCTCCAGAAGAAGAGTCTTTATTTAGTTTGGATAGTATTGAAACAGAACTCTTAAATAAATTGATTGACTCTGGAAGATTTTTTGATCCTGATGAGGGTGGCTTTCAACTTTATAAATGGTATGATCATAAAAAAAAGAGTCACGGTCAAAAATTATCTTATATGCATTATTTTCAGGATCAAAATTGGATAATAGGAACTGGCTCGTTTACTGATGACGTAAAAAATGATCTTTTAAACAAATATAAAAGCAAAATATCTAACTATAAAAGTCCAGAATACCAAGCAAGTTATATGTTTCTCATTGATTATCAATCCAATGTTCTCAGCAATATTAGATTTCCTTGGTTGACTGAAACAAATCAGGAGGAATTAGAAGACAAACAAGGTAAAAAAATAGTTAAAGAGATGATAAGAATTGCTACTTCCTCTGATAAAGGTGGTTATTTAGATTATTTCTGGTATAAAAACCCGGACCAAACCCCAGATCTGAAGCACACCTATATTAGGGGGATTAACGAATTAGAAGTTTTTGTCGGAACTGGTTTTTATCGAAGTGAAATAGATGAGTTGAACAGAATCAAATCTGAAAGATTGATAAGATATAAATTTATAAACTATTTTTTACTGCTTTTTCTAATCCTTTCACTTTCAACATTGCTCTACTATATCATTCGTAGTTTTATTAAAAAATTTACTTTAGAGTTAAGCCAATTTTCTAAAGAGCTTGAGAAGACTACTGTTTTGGATAAATCAGTGAGATTTAATTTTCATTCATTTCATGAGTTTGAAACTCTATCAGAACACTTTAATAGAATTATTTTAGAGTTAGATAAAACAAGAAAGCATTTAATGTTTAGTCAGGAGATTTACCATAAAATTATCCAAGAATCTCCTTTTGTTATTCAAATTTTCGATAAAGATGGATTTATGATTGAAGCTAATAATAGTTGGGAAAAAATGTGGCAAATGAAAGCAGAGAATGCCGTTGGTACGTACAATATAAAAAATGACAGGTTAGCAGAAAATCATGGTTTTAAAAACTTATATCACCAAATTTTACAAGGAGAAACGGTAAAAATTGGTCCAGTTTACTATGATCCTAGATTAAATGGTTATGAAGGTAGAGCAAGGTGGTTAATAATGACTGCCTCAAAGATAAACACTATTGACGACTTTATAATAATTTGCTTCAGTGAAGATTGTACTGATAAAATTCTAAATTCAAAATTGCTTCAGGAGTCAGAAGATAAATTCAAAACATTTATGGAAAACTCCTATGATATGATGTTTATTACTGATTCCAATTTAAATTTAACTTACATCAATAAATCTTTCGCTAGTATGGTGGATGATAGCGAAAAATATATTTTAAATGAGAATATAAATAAATTTCTTGAAAAAGAACTAATTCCAAATAACATCGCAACAGTAAAATTTTATAGTTTTGAAACGATGCTAGTATCTACTAATTCTGAAAAAAAGATTTATGTTGAGATCAAAATTTCACCGATCGTAAACGATGGAGTATTTCATGGAATTAGAGGAATCGCTCGAGATATTACAAAAAAGAAAATCGACGAAGAAGAATTATTGAGAAGTAAAAATCTATCATCACTTGGCAATATTGCTGCAACTATAGCCCACGAATTAAACAATCAGATGACTATTGTTATTGGATATATATCCATGATTCTAAATAAAAGTGAGTTAGAGGGAACCAATCGGAATTATTTGCAAAAAGCTATTGATGCTTCTGTACAAACAAAAGAATTTGCCAATCAACTTTTAACATTCTCAAAAGGCGGAAATCCAATAAAATCTGAAATAAAAAACATAGCTTTACTAAAAGATATAATTCAAAGTATGGTTAAAGGAACAGATTTTTTGATACGTTTTTTTGATAACATTGAAAATGAGATTAGTCTTGAAGTGGATATCGATCAAATGAAAACTGTGTTTAAGGCGATTATTGAGAATGCTATTCAATCTAACCCTAGCGAGTTGATTATCGATATTGATTTTAAATATAATTATACGCCAAGCTCTCAAAATTATTTTATCATAGAAATTAGAGATTATGGTAACGGGATCAGTGTAGATAATATAAACAAGGTTTTTGACCCGTATTTTACTACGAAGCCTGGAGCAATAGGATTGGGGCTTTCAACTGTGCATTCAATTATCACAAAACATAATGGAAAAGTTTTTATTAATTCTGAAGTTGGAAAAGGCACAATTGTTCAAATCCACTTACCTGTTTCAATTATCAAATCTGAAACTAATGATGAATTTGATTCAATACAAAATGTATCTTCAGTTTTGATAATGGATGATGAACCTGAAATTCTATCCTTATGTGTTGAAATTTTTAAAGATCTTAAATGCGAAGTACAAACGGCAATTAAAGGTGAAGAAGTTTTAGATCTTTTAAAATCAAACAAATATGACTTAATAATTTTGGATATTGTCATAAAAAATGGTTTGGGAGGAGAAGAAACAATCAAAGCTATCAGGAAATATGATAAAGAAGTAAAAGTAATAGTTTCAACAGGATATACAAATTCTGATATTATCAACAATTTTAGTACTTTTGGCTTTGATGATTATATTACCAAGCCTTTCACAATAGAACAGTTGGTGTTTAAAATCAGAAATCTTGATTTTACTAGAAAGAGTGATTAA
- a CDS encoding alpha-L-fucosidase, giving the protein MLIMNKTLFLTICIISNLNSIVADNLIFPNKVIPSKLQVEYQKMETIGFIHFTVNTFTDREWGYGNEDPKIFNPKKLDAKQWARIAKDGGLKELILTTKHHDGFCLWPSKYTEHSIKFCPYKNGNGDIVREFVDACREYDLKIGFYLSPWDRNHKKYGTRDYVEYYKNQLEELLSLYGRIDEIWFDGANGGDGFYGGANETREIYSKTYYDWDSIFKLVKKLQPEIMIFSDAGPDVHWIGNENGHAGETFWSTMDTDKVIIGNSDADYLNRGDKDGKNWVVGQCDVSIRPGWFYHSKEDNFVKTPQELIDTYYKSVGRNAVLLLNLPPNNDGLICDKDAKNLLKFKSIIDETFENNLALEADISATNYRENGFDIRNILNDNLDSFWAVGDEVKSAELVFDFDQEVEFDRILLQEPIHLGQRISKFCVEKQKNLKWERVYEGTTIGYKRLVRIPLVKASKIKISFLEANNTIAISKIGIFKASKDENI; this is encoded by the coding sequence ATGTTGATCATGAACAAAACATTATTTTTAACAATCTGCATAATATCCAACTTAAATAGTATTGTTGCCGATAATTTAATTTTTCCAAACAAAGTAATACCAAGTAAACTTCAGGTAGAATACCAAAAAATGGAAACAATTGGTTTCATACATTTCACTGTAAACACTTTTACAGATAGAGAATGGGGATACGGTAACGAAGATCCAAAAATTTTCAATCCAAAAAAATTAGATGCAAAACAATGGGCTAGAATAGCAAAAGATGGTGGCTTGAAAGAATTAATTTTAACTACAAAGCATCATGATGGCTTTTGTTTATGGCCAAGTAAATATACCGAACATAGTATTAAATTTTGTCCTTATAAAAATGGTAATGGTGATATAGTTCGCGAATTTGTAGATGCATGCAGGGAATATGATTTAAAGATTGGATTCTATTTATCTCCATGGGATCGAAATCATAAGAAGTACGGAACAAGGGATTATGTTGAGTATTATAAAAATCAATTGGAAGAACTCTTGAGTCTATATGGTAGAATTGATGAAATCTGGTTTGATGGAGCAAATGGTGGTGATGGTTTTTATGGTGGAGCAAACGAAACAAGGGAAATTTATAGTAAAACATATTATGATTGGGATTCTATTTTTAAATTAGTTAAAAAACTGCAGCCTGAGATTATGATATTTTCTGATGCTGGTCCGGATGTTCATTGGATTGGAAATGAGAATGGTCATGCTGGTGAAACATTCTGGTCAACAATGGACACTGATAAAGTTATAATAGGAAATTCCGATGCAGACTATTTAAACAGAGGTGATAAAGATGGAAAGAACTGGGTTGTTGGTCAATGTGATGTATCGATTAGACCAGGTTGGTTTTACCATTCAAAAGAAGATAATTTCGTTAAAACACCTCAAGAGTTAATAGATACATATTATAAATCTGTAGGAAGAAATGCTGTTCTTTTATTAAACTTACCACCTAATAATGATGGTTTGATTTGTGATAAGGACGCAAAAAACTTGCTTAAATTCAAAAGTATTATTGATGAAACATTTGAAAATAATCTTGCCTTGGAAGCTGATATCTCAGCTACAAATTATAGAGAAAATGGTTTTGATATAAGGAATATTTTAAATGACAACCTCGATTCCTTTTGGGCTGTTGGTGATGAAGTCAAATCAGCAGAGCTTGTTTTTGATTTTGATCAAGAAGTTGAATTTGACAGAATACTTTTACAAGAGCCAATACATTTAGGTCAACGAATTAGTAAATTTTGTGTGGAAAAACAGAAAAATTTAAAATGGGAAAGAGTATATGAAGGAACAACAATAGGTTACAAACGACTTGTTAGAATCCCTTTAGTAAAAGCATCAAAAATCAAAATCAGTTTCTTAGAAGCGAATAATACTATTGCAATTTCAAAAATTGGTATTTTTAAAGCTTCAAAGGATGAAAACATATAG
- the thiE gene encoding thiamine phosphate synthase → MKKVYRQIDVLINRCQEGLRVVDEIIRFWLGDIPTLTRLKTIRHNLRNVFNVSDVLLLSSRDTETDPGFKFSIKTERERKSVVDILKASFKRVIESVRVMEELGKIPYLNVSMNLEVVRKELYEIEKKVLLKFLVVLPDQSIYPITHEDFTNEFVLFLAEKFEFIQLRLKNKSVKEVVKTVEKIKLVAPNLKIIINDYIEVCILFDLLGVHLGQDDLPIEYARKLLGDGKLIGISTHTLEQAVKAEKEGADYIGFGPIFDTNTKDTGYSSRGIEMLKKVTDTVEIPVVAIGGINYNNIDLLKHTGIHSVAVINAISKKDKDEVNLFINSATQFFPCKSKKK, encoded by the coding sequence ATGAAAAAAGTTTACAGGCAAATAGATGTTCTTATAAATAGATGCCAAGAGGGTTTAAGGGTTGTAGACGAAATAATACGTTTTTGGCTAGGTGATATACCAACTCTTACAAGACTAAAAACAATTAGGCATAATCTAAGAAATGTTTTTAATGTTAGTGATGTTTTACTTCTTTCTTCAAGGGATACAGAAACAGACCCAGGTTTTAAATTTTCAATCAAAACCGAAAGAGAAAGAAAATCTGTCGTTGATATTTTGAAAGCTTCATTTAAAAGAGTAATTGAATCAGTTAGAGTGATGGAGGAATTAGGAAAGATTCCTTATCTCAATGTATCAATGAATCTTGAGGTTGTAAGAAAAGAATTGTATGAAATTGAAAAAAAAGTTTTATTGAAATTTTTAGTTGTTTTACCAGATCAATCGATATACCCTATTACACATGAGGATTTCACTAATGAATTTGTTTTGTTCTTAGCAGAAAAATTTGAATTTATTCAACTCAGATTAAAAAATAAAAGTGTAAAAGAAGTTGTAAAAACTGTTGAAAAGATAAAATTAGTAGCCCCTAATTTGAAAATAATAATAAATGACTACATAGAAGTTTGTATCTTGTTTGATCTATTAGGTGTTCACCTTGGTCAGGATGACTTGCCTATTGAATATGCAAGAAAGTTATTGGGAGATGGTAAATTAATTGGAATTTCCACACATACTTTGGAGCAAGCAGTTAAAGCCGAAAAGGAGGGTGCAGATTATATTGGTTTTGGACCTATATTTGATACTAACACAAAAGATACAGGATATAGTTCTAGAGGAATAGAGATGCTAAAAAAAGTTACAGATACTGTTGAAATTCCTGTAGTAGCCATTGGGGGAATCAATTACAATAATATTGATCTTCTAAAACATACTGGAATTCACTCAGTTGCAGTAATAAATGCCATTTCTAAGAAAGACAAGGATGAAGTTAACTTATTTATTAATTCAGCTACTCAGTTTTTTCCTTGCAAAAGTAAAAAAAAGTGA
- the dprA gene encoding DNA-processing protein DprA, producing the protein MDSRIETILFLEQIKNFKQNRIIELCNFGSLSDILENKELLFNKKELQSYHESNFDFSLYDEAMDFLVKNDEFQIISIFDEEYPSQLKEIHFPPLYLYLQGGFLERDRLSFAIVGSRDVSIQGRAITRTFSIDLSERGFVIVSGMAFGVDYEAHRGCTDFSRRTIGVLGNGISKNSNVANEDLRDRIMSNNGLIISPFHPWVSACRYTFPIRNRIISGLSMGVLVTEARHKSGSLITAEYAIDQNRELFACPGRIGDVNSEGCNYLIRSSKAKMVLDVNDILVEFEYLVTEKKEDMIEMYIPEGVEKKIFEYIRKNDATPDQLVEEFNISLSEIMGYLFNLEMEGLIIKNGISYSGKPV; encoded by the coding sequence ATGGATAGCCGAATTGAAACAATTTTATTTCTTGAACAGATCAAGAATTTTAAACAAAACAGAATAATTGAGCTTTGCAATTTTGGCTCACTATCTGATATTTTGGAAAATAAAGAGTTATTGTTCAATAAAAAAGAGTTGCAGTCTTATCATGAATCAAATTTTGATTTTAGTTTATATGACGAAGCTATGGATTTTTTAGTTAAAAATGATGAATTTCAAATCATATCAATTTTTGATGAAGAGTATCCCTCGCAGTTAAAAGAGATTCACTTTCCTCCACTGTATCTTTATCTCCAAGGTGGATTCTTGGAAAGAGATAGATTATCATTTGCAATAGTTGGTTCAAGAGACGTATCTATTCAAGGAAGAGCTATAACTCGCACGTTTTCCATTGATCTATCTGAAAGAGGCTTTGTAATTGTAAGTGGTATGGCATTCGGTGTAGATTATGAAGCACACAGGGGTTGTACTGATTTTAGTAGAAGAACAATTGGTGTTCTTGGTAATGGTATTAGCAAGAATTCAAATGTTGCCAATGAAGATCTTAGAGATAGAATAATGAGCAACAATGGATTGATTATTTCTCCATTTCATCCATGGGTAAGTGCCTGTAGGTATACTTTTCCTATAAGGAACAGGATTATTAGTGGTCTTTCAATGGGTGTTTTGGTAACTGAAGCCCGACATAAATCAGGATCTCTTATTACTGCAGAATATGCGATTGACCAAAACAGGGAGCTCTTTGCCTGTCCTGGTAGAATCGGTGATGTAAACTCAGAAGGATGTAATTATCTTATTCGAAGTAGTAAAGCAAAAATGGTCTTGGATGTTAATGATATTCTTGTTGAGTTTGAGTATTTAGTTACCGAGAAAAAAGAAGATATGATTGAGATGTATATCCCTGAAGGTGTAGAGAAAAAAATTTTTGAGTATATAAGGAAAAATGATGCAACACCGGATCAATTAGTAGAAGAATTTAATATTTCCCTTTCTGAAATTATGGGATATCTCTTTAATTTAGAAATGGAAGGTTTGATTATTAAGAATGGTATTAGTTACTCAGGAAAACCTGTATGA
- a CDS encoding tetratricopeptide repeat protein yields the protein MEDKQKLRLDIIKSAEQIGISKTAELFNINRKTVSKWLQRFKDGGEDSLTNKSKKHQNQPEKMPFDIENQLLEFKKNNPKLSANKIKELLNLDYSITAINKKIREAGLNRKVVNESVFFDGTPFSEFYVYVKKIPMEELNENLPNYQIIVEGLSTGMEFIGYSFERSSVSVAIFLDYLISRLLDCGLGNTNFKFFYNESSFYSKKKSPVESIVVDKYGFVLDNSPEDSIRARAFFFNYITESKFTGDKLNNENDLLIKSYAFLLYFNYHRIYELNSVKSISLNLGLMRSIAVKIPPIIVDNYMVKLKEISKDKSFWQQYESSLLDISRNSFYYFIKISEFTFRNMKNDKALEFLRQMLIILKLVRNYEIASYLYFNIGRICQRIGRSEKAVRSFKISLKLAEKYNNNKLMLSSIGLLAVQYHILGDVKLAMEYAKKQQKIAEKLADKLSLLDSFLIQGVIHETIGDYNNSLKYYKKVIDNASTNDSTLKKIKALGNVGVVYYNKGNLKKALQYNKEAYDLCVSSNNNLQMARLLNNMGVIYDETGEFDNAMFNYKQLLSISKKINSRSWINTATNNIGNIYLNKGEFSEALIQFNSILEDSQSIGDLKLASVAFGNIADIYKNIKKYKNAIEYYNNAIELAKKVNAKYYLCSYLCELGVVYYLQKSYDKAWECAEIAYNTALDVERKDMIFEAKILKQKIKFFEFSKSSDCQSKQDSIIKEIIAEMFKDTNKENLAFLNYTVYELLNSDSCCELKMIYDIDTFKRNAIKQFKKLYENIPKYLYKMIIEQLEENG from the coding sequence ATGGAAGATAAGCAAAAGTTAAGACTTGATATAATCAAATCCGCCGAACAAATAGGCATATCTAAAACTGCTGAACTATTTAATATTAACCGTAAAACGGTTTCAAAATGGTTGCAAAGATTCAAGGATGGTGGGGAAGATTCATTGACTAATAAATCAAAAAAGCATCAAAATCAGCCTGAGAAGATGCCTTTTGATATAGAAAATCAATTGCTTGAGTTTAAAAAAAATAATCCTAAGCTGAGTGCAAATAAGATTAAAGAGCTTTTGAATCTTGACTACTCTATCACAGCCATAAACAAGAAGATAAGAGAAGCTGGATTAAATCGCAAAGTTGTAAACGAATCTGTCTTTTTTGATGGAACTCCATTTAGTGAGTTTTATGTTTATGTTAAAAAGATACCCATGGAGGAGTTAAACGAAAATCTTCCAAACTATCAAATCATTGTCGAAGGATTATCCACAGGAATGGAGTTTATTGGATATTCTTTTGAAAGGTCATCGGTTTCTGTAGCGATTTTTTTAGATTACTTAATAAGTAGACTCTTAGATTGTGGATTGGGTAATACTAACTTCAAATTTTTCTACAATGAATCATCTTTTTATTCAAAGAAAAAGAGTCCAGTAGAATCTATAGTAGTGGATAAATATGGTTTTGTTTTGGATAATTCTCCAGAAGATTCAATCAGAGCCAGAGCATTTTTTTTCAATTATATTACAGAGTCAAAGTTTACAGGGGATAAACTTAATAATGAAAATGATCTATTGATCAAAAGCTATGCTTTTTTATTGTATTTCAATTATCATAGAATATATGAGTTAAATAGTGTTAAATCGATATCTCTTAATCTTGGATTAATGCGAAGTATCGCTGTAAAGATTCCTCCTATTATTGTTGATAATTATATGGTTAAACTAAAAGAAATTTCAAAAGATAAGAGTTTTTGGCAGCAATATGAAAGTAGTTTATTGGATATAAGTCGTAACTCGTTCTATTATTTTATAAAAATTTCAGAATTTACATTCAGAAATATGAAAAATGATAAAGCTCTCGAATTTTTAAGACAAATGTTAATTATACTCAAACTAGTACGGAATTACGAGATAGCATCCTACCTTTATTTCAATATTGGTCGTATTTGTCAGAGAATTGGAAGATCTGAAAAAGCTGTAAGATCATTTAAAATTTCCTTAAAATTAGCTGAGAAATACAATAATAACAAACTTATGCTAAGTTCTATTGGTCTTTTGGCCGTTCAGTACCATATACTTGGTGATGTCAAATTAGCAATGGAATATGCAAAAAAACAACAAAAAATAGCTGAGAAATTAGCTGATAAATTGAGTTTGCTCGATTCTTTTCTAATTCAAGGCGTAATTCATGAAACAATTGGAGATTACAATAACAGTTTGAAGTACTATAAAAAAGTCATTGATAATGCTTCGACAAATGATTCAACATTGAAGAAAATAAAAGCCTTAGGAAATGTGGGAGTGGTATATTACAATAAGGGTAATCTCAAAAAAGCTCTCCAATATAATAAAGAAGCTTATGATCTTTGTGTATCATCAAACAATAATTTACAAATGGCTAGATTATTAAATAACATGGGCGTTATTTATGATGAAACAGGTGAGTTTGATAATGCTATGTTTAACTATAAGCAACTCTTATCAATTTCAAAAAAAATTAATAGCAGATCATGGATAAATACTGCAACAAATAATATTGGAAATATATATCTAAACAAAGGTGAGTTTAGTGAAGCTTTGATTCAGTTCAATTCTATTCTTGAAGATTCTCAATCAATCGGGGATTTGAAACTTGCTTCTGTAGCATTTGGAAATATTGCAGATATTTATAAGAATATAAAAAAGTATAAAAATGCTATAGAATATTATAACAACGCCATTGAATTAGCAAAAAAAGTCAATGCTAAATATTATTTATGCAGTTATTTATGTGAACTTGGAGTTGTATACTATTTACAGAAATCATATGACAAAGCATGGGAATGTGCCGAAATTGCTTACAATACGGCTCTTGATGTGGAAAGAAAAGATATGATTTTCGAAGCAAAAATTCTTAAGCAGAAGATAAAATTTTTTGAATTTTCTAAATCTTCTGACTGCCAGTCAAAACAAGATTCGATTATAAAAGAGATAATTGCAGAGATGTTTAAGGATACGAACAAAGAAAATTTAGCATTTCTGAACTATACTGTTTATGAGCTCTTGAATAGTGATTCATGTTGTGAATTAAAAATGATTTATGATATTGATACCTTCAAAAGAAATGCTATAAAACAGTTTAAAAAATTATATGAAAATATTCCAAAATATCTTTACAAAATGATTATCGAGCAATTGGAAGAGAATGGATAG
- a CDS encoding aminotransferase class I/II-fold pyridoxal phosphate-dependent enzyme — MMSLDFRSDTFTLPTQEMREAMFNSELGDDVFCEDPTVNRLEDLAAEVTGKERALFVSSGTMGNLIALMTHCNRGEEVFLGDQSHIFYYEQGGISSIAGLIPRTLKNQSDGTISIDDFYYAVRTPDIHYPKTGLICLENTHNRCNGMPLELDYHKIVSDFAKEQNLKIHLDGARLFNAAHAINKPVNEILEFVDTAMLCLSKGLASPVGSILVGTSDFIEKARRIRKLLGGGMRQAGVLAACGVVSLEKISKLLKYDNERAYRLAEELNRIDGLNVDMERVRTNIFYMNIDEKHGDAKSFCEKLSDRGVHILDIGKQKVRFVTHYMISDKDINCAIDAVKEIIE, encoded by the coding sequence ATTATGAGTTTAGATTTTAGAAGCGATACTTTTACTTTACCAACTCAAGAGATGCGTGAAGCAATGTTTAATAGTGAGCTTGGTGATGATGTTTTTTGTGAAGATCCTACTGTCAATAGATTAGAAGATTTAGCTGCTGAAGTAACTGGCAAAGAGAGAGCTTTATTTGTCTCTTCTGGAACTATGGGAAATTTGATAGCTTTAATGACTCATTGTAATAGGGGAGAGGAGGTGTTTTTAGGTGATCAATCCCATATTTTTTATTATGAACAAGGAGGGATTTCGAGTATCGCAGGGCTTATACCAAGAACTTTAAAGAATCAATCTGATGGGACAATTTCAATTGATGATTTTTACTATGCTGTAAGAACTCCCGATATTCATTATCCTAAAACAGGATTAATTTGTCTTGAAAATACTCACAATCGATGCAATGGTATGCCTCTTGAACTAGATTATCATAAAATAGTATCTGATTTTGCGAAAGAACAAAATCTTAAAATTCATTTGGATGGTGCAAGGTTGTTTAATGCCGCTCATGCTATAAATAAGCCTGTCAACGAAATACTGGAATTTGTTGATACTGCCATGTTGTGTCTATCTAAAGGTCTTGCCTCACCAGTTGGTTCGATTCTTGTGGGGACATCGGATTTTATAGAGAAAGCCCGAAGAATTAGAAAATTGCTCGGTGGAGGAATGAGACAAGCCGGAGTACTTGCTGCATGCGGAGTTGTTTCACTTGAAAAGATTAGTAAATTGTTGAAATATGACAATGAAAGAGCTTACAGATTAGCAGAAGAATTAAATAGGATTGATGGTCTCAATGTTGATATGGAGAGGGTAAGAACAAATATTTTTTACATGAATATAGATGAAAAGCATGGTGATGCTAAATCATTTTGCGAGAAATTATCGGATCGTGGTGTGCATATTTTGGATATTGGAAAACAGAAGGTAAGATTTGTAACTCACTATATGATAAGTGATAAAGATATTAATTGTGCTATTGATGCTGTAAAAGAGATTATTGAATAG